The Halosimplex litoreum genome has a window encoding:
- a CDS encoding universal stress protein has product MYHEILVPTDGSEPIATVLEHTGAVAEGRDARVHILYVVDDRAFLTLGEEMKDDVIENLRQEGQTAVEAASKQLETGDIEVTTAITRGKPADEIIAYVEDEGIDLVTMGTRGDDTSNLLGSTAQTIVTNAPAPVLTVNIGEE; this is encoded by the coding sequence ATGTATCACGAAATCCTGGTCCCGACCGACGGCAGCGAGCCGATAGCGACCGTCCTCGAGCACACCGGAGCGGTCGCCGAGGGTCGCGATGCGCGGGTTCACATCCTCTACGTCGTCGACGACCGGGCGTTCCTGACGCTCGGCGAGGAGATGAAAGACGACGTGATCGAGAACCTCCGACAGGAGGGACAGACAGCGGTCGAGGCGGCGTCGAAACAACTGGAAACGGGGGACATCGAGGTCACGACGGCGATAACGAGGGGAAAGCCGGCAGACGAGATAATCGCCTACGTCGAGGACGAGGGGATCGACCTCGTCACGATGGGCACGCGTGGCGACGACACGTCGAACCTGCTCGGGAGTACGGCCCAGACGATCGTGACGAACGCGCCTGCACCCGTCCTGACCGTCAACATCGGCGAGGAGTGA
- a CDS encoding alpha/beta fold hydrolase: protein MPTTRSTATADGIDVEYEGHGEGRPLVLLHGGMAPREYWRPAIPHFEAFAAVVPQRPGFGTCLDDPEETGPDEVLDREVAYVRALVEDLTDDATDGDEKPVLLGHSFGALTAIETVRALTADGEGDAIDAVVAYEPAVLPEPFAEHADLADRMQERLDDGDREGAMKLYVEQVVCAGAVDDLDAWLAEWPVWPDCVDLLEEVIRMNRAVERYELPERLAVDAPALVLTGTDGPEFLRESARAVHDALPSSRFVEFDGVSHSGPSEAPARTTDEMRAFLRERRLASRQ from the coding sequence ATGCCGACGACACGGTCTACGGCGACCGCGGACGGTATCGACGTCGAGTACGAAGGCCACGGCGAGGGCCGCCCCCTCGTCTTGCTCCACGGCGGGATGGCCCCCAGAGAGTACTGGCGGCCCGCGATCCCGCACTTCGAGGCGTTCGCCGCCGTCGTCCCGCAGCGGCCGGGCTTCGGCACCTGCCTCGACGACCCCGAGGAGACCGGTCCCGACGAAGTACTCGACCGCGAGGTCGCGTACGTCCGCGCGCTCGTCGAGGACCTCACCGACGACGCGACGGACGGCGACGAGAAACCCGTCCTGCTGGGCCACTCCTTCGGCGCGCTGACGGCCATCGAGACGGTGCGGGCACTCACGGCCGACGGCGAGGGCGACGCGATCGACGCCGTCGTCGCCTACGAGCCCGCGGTCCTTCCCGAACCGTTCGCCGAACACGCCGACCTCGCCGACCGGATGCAGGAGCGCCTCGACGACGGCGACCGCGAGGGGGCGATGAAGCTGTACGTCGAGCAGGTCGTCTGCGCCGGCGCGGTCGACGACCTGGACGCCTGGCTGGCCGAGTGGCCGGTCTGGCCCGACTGCGTCGACCTGCTCGAAGAAGTGATCCGGATGAACCGCGCTGTCGAGCGCTACGAACTGCCCGAGCGCCTCGCCGTCGACGCGCCCGCGCTCGTCCTGACGGGGACCGACGGTCCGGAGTTCCTCCGCGAGAGCGCCCGGGCCGTCCACGACGCGCTCCCGTCGAGCCGCTTCGTCGAGTTCGACGGCGTCAGCCACTCCGGCCCCTCGGAAGCACCCGCGCGGACGACAGACGAAATGCGGGCGTTCCTCCGCGAGCGACGACTGGCTAGTCGGCAGTGA
- a CDS encoding winged helix-turn-helix domain-containing protein encodes MPIGTDRFEQLGADGDGDGPTPGTNAAAILDFLRENPDKAYTQSEIADATEVKAGSVGPTLARLREGGRVDHRGHYWRVSDHERGVDEAASQSAAALASREADDETPGMAAWRDHAVDSREHRDE; translated from the coding sequence ATGCCGATCGGAACGGATCGATTCGAGCAACTGGGTGCCGACGGGGACGGAGACGGACCGACGCCGGGCACGAACGCGGCGGCGATCCTCGATTTTCTCCGGGAGAATCCGGACAAGGCGTACACCCAGAGCGAGATCGCGGACGCGACGGAGGTGAAAGCGGGGTCCGTCGGACCGACGCTCGCTCGGTTGCGCGAGGGGGGACGTGTCGACCACCGTGGACACTACTGGCGTGTCAGCGACCACGAACGCGGCGTCGACGAGGCCGCCAGCCAGTCCGCCGCCGCGCTCGCGAGTCGGGAAGCCGACGACGAGACACCCGGGATGGCGGCCTGGCGGGACCACGCCGTCGACTCCCGTGAACACCGTGACGAGTGA
- a CDS encoding type II toxin-antitoxin system PemK/MazF family toxin, whose translation MNTVTSERFAAGDVFWAPDPYNSGGDPRPWLVLSADAIPYAGEEYVCAGLTLSDLPDNVELTDEDWVVGSDPERTSFCSPWVLATVEHDAVANPQGSVTDAFARRIVDQSVAYLSGDVSIEY comes from the coding sequence GTGAACACCGTGACGAGTGAGCGGTTCGCGGCCGGCGACGTGTTCTGGGCACCGGATCCCTACAACTCCGGAGGCGATCCGCGACCGTGGCTGGTGCTCTCGGCCGACGCCATCCCGTACGCCGGCGAGGAGTACGTCTGCGCGGGACTGACGCTGAGTGACCTCCCGGACAACGTCGAACTCACCGACGAGGACTGGGTAGTGGGGTCCGACCCCGAGCGAACGTCGTTCTGCTCACCGTGGGTTCTGGCGACGGTCGAACACGACGCGGTCGCGAACCCGCAGGGATCCGTGACCGACGCGTTCGCGCGCCGGATCGTCGATCAGAGCGTCGCGTACCTCTCCGGGGACGTGTCCATCGAGTACTGA
- a CDS encoding helix-turn-helix domain-containing protein: MALRAEYEIGCTALPLVDVAAAVPDADIDLAISPGMNERPRFTVRVVGSDETVAAVEVEFERTPFVGEYTLVTREGEASRYTILPGTSMAEQLGDDLDDLDDLRALYETPTHIERIRATPTGWVQTSRFADRGAFDELREFWQRNVPFRLRKLTRVGDDAENRFGSGPDSDNDDGLTDAQREAVRTAHRLGYFEIPRTATLDDVAAELDISASSLSERLRRAQTHLVEAHVEERPRPVDPF, encoded by the coding sequence ATGGCGCTGCGCGCCGAGTACGAGATCGGCTGTACGGCCCTCCCGCTGGTCGACGTGGCCGCGGCGGTCCCCGACGCCGACATCGACCTCGCGATCAGTCCGGGCATGAACGAGCGGCCGCGTTTCACCGTCCGTGTGGTCGGGAGCGACGAGACCGTCGCGGCGGTCGAGGTCGAGTTCGAGCGCACGCCGTTCGTCGGGGAGTACACGCTGGTCACTCGCGAAGGTGAGGCGAGCAGATACACGATTCTCCCGGGGACGAGTATGGCCGAACAACTCGGGGACGACCTCGACGACCTGGACGACCTTCGGGCGCTCTACGAGACGCCCACGCACATCGAGCGCATCCGCGCGACCCCGACCGGATGGGTGCAGACGAGCCGATTCGCGGACCGCGGCGCGTTCGACGAACTGCGGGAGTTCTGGCAGCGAAACGTTCCCTTCCGTCTCCGCAAGCTCACCCGCGTCGGCGACGATGCCGAGAACCGGTTCGGTTCCGGCCCGGACTCCGACAACGACGACGGCCTCACCGACGCCCAGCGCGAGGCGGTCCGGACCGCCCACCGGCTGGGCTACTTCGAGATCCCCCGCACTGCCACGCTCGACGACGTGGCCGCGGAACTCGACATTTCGGCGTCGTCGCTGTCGGAACGGCTCCGGCGCGCCCAGACCCATCTGGTCGAGGCCCACGTCGAAGAGCGACCGCGGCCCGTCGATCCGTTCTGA
- a CDS encoding DUF7091 family protein, with product MADDRIERVLRQKLRSAGRQIGEAKRAYRHARRSAEADLPHGDDGRARIVCRRHAERRAVELDPEHRPGCFDPQSQDCQGCVEDIRSGDIETW from the coding sequence ATGGCAGACGACCGTATCGAGCGCGTCCTCCGGCAGAAGCTCCGGTCGGCGGGCCGCCAGATCGGCGAGGCCAAGCGCGCCTACAGACACGCCCGCCGCTCCGCGGAGGCCGACCTCCCCCACGGCGACGACGGGCGCGCGCGGATCGTCTGCCGCCGGCACGCCGAGCGCCGCGCGGTCGAACTCGACCCCGAGCACCGCCCGGGCTGTTTCGACCCCCAATCGCAGGACTGCCAGGGCTGTGTCGAGGACATCCGCTCGGGCGACATCGAGACGTGGTGA
- a CDS encoding HAD family hydrolase, whose product MVEAVIFDFGGTLFHGDDAVGRAVDARYREMCDRGYEIDRETFDDLTARTGERFADRYHGDYRRFELGRYTELFFEVWDRDAPQEDIEALDRVFWETRLDAESPDEDAESVLGHCCDRDLFVGAITNGNELMTDRRLESLDVDDAFDLVLTSAAVEAEKSTVEPFEAFLDRTGLDGEDCLMVGDRVDEDTWASEVGMTTVQVTAHATPPVGEVCEPDYVVETLGEVEAVIDDLG is encoded by the coding sequence ATGGTCGAGGCGGTGATCTTCGACTTCGGGGGAACGCTCTTTCACGGCGACGACGCGGTCGGCCGCGCGGTCGACGCGCGCTATCGGGAGATGTGCGACCGAGGCTACGAGATCGACCGCGAGACCTTCGACGACCTGACGGCACGAACGGGCGAACGGTTCGCCGACCGCTATCACGGCGACTATCGACGCTTCGAACTCGGCCGCTACACCGAACTGTTCTTCGAGGTTTGGGACCGCGACGCGCCCCAGGAAGATATCGAAGCCCTCGACCGGGTGTTCTGGGAGACTCGCCTCGACGCCGAATCACCGGACGAGGACGCCGAATCGGTCCTGGGACACTGTTGTGACCGCGATCTGTTCGTCGGCGCCATCACCAACGGCAACGAATTGATGACCGACCGGCGACTCGAATCGCTGGACGTCGACGACGCCTTCGACCTCGTGCTGACCTCGGCCGCGGTCGAGGCCGAGAAGTCGACGGTCGAGCCGTTCGAGGCGTTTCTCGACCGGACGGGTCTCGACGGCGAGGACTGTCTGATGGTCGGCGACCGGGTCGACGAGGACACGTGGGCGTCCGAGGTCGGGATGACGACCGTCCAAGTCACGGCCCACGCGACCCCGCCCGTCGGCGAGGTGTGTGAGCCGGACTACGTCGTCGAGACGCTCGGCGAGGTCGAAGCGGTGATCGACGATCTGGGCTGA
- a CDS encoding Gfo/Idh/MocA family protein, with product MVDTVRIGVTGLGGLGTPLAREIDAVADAEVVAVADVSDEARRSGAEEFGVPDDQRYESHEAMLDGADLDGVAIATPHALHHEQVVAALEREIDTLCEKPLCVDLDHARDLVDRSEASDAALMVGYQRHLSPAFQRAREALDERVGDPQFLSASITQNWITHQRGTWRANPDLSGGGQLYDTGSHVLDALLWTTGLTPVSVSAQMRFDDEAERVDVQAALDVAFENGAVASVGVSGDSPVVREHLDVWGEQGGFRVRGSDWGERDLDFVDDENNAHAPEHEGESRNKGTAFVDVIRDGAEPPATARDALKVTAVTEAAYESARTGRRVDVDLRTEPRVEAD from the coding sequence ATGGTAGACACGGTCAGGATCGGCGTCACGGGGCTCGGCGGTCTCGGGACGCCGCTCGCGCGCGAAATCGATGCCGTCGCCGACGCCGAGGTCGTGGCGGTCGCGGACGTGAGCGACGAGGCCCGGCGGAGCGGGGCCGAGGAGTTCGGCGTGCCCGACGACCAGCGCTACGAGTCACACGAGGCGATGCTCGACGGCGCGGACCTCGACGGGGTCGCGATCGCCACGCCCCACGCACTGCACCACGAGCAGGTCGTCGCCGCGCTCGAACGAGAGATCGACACCCTCTGTGAGAAACCGCTGTGTGTCGACCTCGACCACGCGCGCGACCTCGTCGACCGCAGCGAGGCCAGCGACGCCGCGCTGATGGTCGGCTACCAGCGCCACCTCTCGCCGGCGTTCCAGCGGGCACGCGAGGCGCTCGACGAACGGGTCGGCGACCCGCAGTTCCTCAGCGCGTCGATCACCCAGAACTGGATCACCCACCAGCGGGGCACCTGGCGGGCCAACCCCGACCTCTCCGGGGGCGGGCAGCTCTACGACACCGGGAGCCACGTCCTCGACGCGCTGCTGTGGACGACCGGACTCACCCCCGTCTCGGTCAGCGCCCAGATGCGCTTCGACGACGAGGCCGAGCGGGTGGACGTCCAGGCCGCGCTGGACGTCGCGTTCGAGAACGGCGCGGTCGCCAGTGTCGGCGTCTCCGGCGACTCGCCGGTCGTGCGCGAGCACCTCGACGTCTGGGGCGAGCAGGGCGGGTTCCGCGTGCGCGGGAGCGACTGGGGCGAGCGCGACCTCGATTTCGTCGACGACGAGAATAACGCGCACGCCCCCGAACACGAGGGGGAGAGCCGCAACAAGGGCACGGCCTTCGTCGACGTGATCCGCGACGGCGCGGAACCGCCGGCCACGGCCCGCGACGCCCTGAAAGTCACCGCCGTCACCGAAGCGGCCTACGAGTCCGCCCGGACCGGGCGCCGCGTCGACGTCGACCTCCGGACCGAACCGCGGGTCGAGGCGGACTGA
- a CDS encoding replication factor A (Replication protein A protects and stabilize the intermediate ssDNA that is generated by the unwinding action of a DNA helicase at the replication fork. In addition, SSBs prevent the formation of secondary structures by single-stranded template DNA.), with product MTDLRTQATEIHEQFEDQLEISVDDVEERLDTLVNEYKVPLSEARRSVTNTYLDEAGMERDELGGGGSGNDRVQVADVDAPEEWVDIKGEVTELWEANSDAVAQVGLFGDETGTIKFTKWSKSDLPELEEGTVYDLRNVVTDEYEGRFSVKLNRTTVIEELDEEIEVGDDDVSVEGALVDIQSGSGLIKRCPEDECTRVLQNGRCNEHGEVEGEFDLRIKGVLDDGEEVHEILFNQEATENLTGITLEEAQEMAMDALDTSVVADEMRADLLGKYYRVTGPTFRRYVLVDEVERLSDPTDAEAVLIKARSI from the coding sequence ATGACGGATTTGCGTACACAGGCGACAGAGATACACGAACAGTTCGAAGACCAGCTGGAGATTTCCGTCGACGACGTGGAGGAGCGTCTCGACACGCTGGTCAACGAGTACAAGGTCCCCCTCTCGGAGGCCCGTCGGAGCGTCACCAACACCTACCTCGACGAGGCGGGCATGGAGCGCGACGAACTGGGCGGTGGCGGCTCGGGCAACGACCGGGTGCAGGTCGCCGACGTCGACGCGCCCGAGGAGTGGGTCGACATCAAGGGCGAGGTCACGGAGCTGTGGGAGGCCAACTCCGACGCCGTGGCACAGGTCGGCCTGTTCGGCGACGAGACGGGCACGATCAAGTTCACCAAGTGGTCGAAATCCGACCTGCCCGAGCTGGAGGAGGGGACGGTCTACGACCTGCGGAACGTCGTCACCGACGAGTACGAGGGGCGGTTCTCGGTGAAGCTCAATCGCACCACGGTGATCGAGGAACTCGACGAGGAGATCGAGGTCGGCGACGACGACGTGAGCGTCGAGGGGGCCTTAGTCGACATCCAGTCCGGGTCCGGACTGATCAAGCGCTGTCCCGAGGACGAGTGCACGCGCGTCCTCCAGAACGGGCGCTGCAACGAGCACGGCGAGGTCGAAGGCGAGTTCGACCTCCGGATCAAGGGCGTGCTCGACGACGGCGAGGAGGTCCACGAGATCCTCTTCAACCAGGAGGCCACCGAGAACCTCACCGGCATCACGCTGGAGGAGGCCCAGGAGATGGCGATGGACGCGCTGGACACCTCCGTGGTGGCCGACGAGATGCGCGCGGACCTGCTGGGGAAGTACTACCGCGTCACCGGGCCGACTTTCCGTCGGTACGTGCTGGTCGACGAGGTCGAGCGACTCTCCGATCCGACGGATGCAGAGGCCGTGCTGATCAAAGCGAGGTCGATCTAG
- a CDS encoding RPA family protein, with translation MATTPTREVARRVFAGEFNDATYTFKESDDERAPVYLLLPTGERANRVFLVGTLMETEDVGDDSEYWQGQVIDPNGDRYYMYAGQYQPDAASMLRELEPPAYISVVGKPRTYETDDGEVNVSIRPESITEVDAATRDRWVVETAERTLDRIGRYKDETGEDGDAAVDEYVAMAAEEYDLPIEDYRRQVVEALESLEDDEAVAAEPDA, from the coding sequence ATGGCGACGACACCCACTCGAGAGGTCGCCCGCCGCGTGTTCGCGGGCGAGTTCAACGACGCGACCTACACGTTCAAAGAGAGCGACGACGAGCGAGCCCCCGTCTATCTGTTGCTCCCGACGGGCGAGCGGGCCAACCGCGTGTTCCTCGTCGGGACGCTCATGGAGACCGAGGACGTGGGCGACGACAGCGAGTACTGGCAGGGGCAGGTCATCGACCCCAACGGCGACCGCTACTACATGTACGCGGGCCAGTACCAGCCCGACGCGGCCTCGATGCTGCGGGAGCTGGAGCCGCCGGCGTACATCTCGGTCGTCGGCAAGCCACGCACCTACGAGACCGACGACGGCGAGGTGAACGTCTCCATCCGACCGGAGTCGATCACCGAGGTCGACGCGGCGACCCGCGATCGGTGGGTCGTCGAGACCGCCGAGCGCACGCTCGACCGGATCGGCCGCTACAAGGACGAAACCGGCGAGGACGGCGACGCCGCCGTCGACGAGTACGTCGCGATGGCCGCCGAGGAGTACGACCTCCCGATCGAGGACTACCGCCGCCAGGTCGTCGAGGCGCTGGAGAGCCTCGAAGACGACGAGGCGGTCGCCGCCGAGCCCGACGCCTGA
- a CDS encoding CopG family transcriptional regulator, with amino-acid sequence MSKNKTISFRVSEDKFETLREIADERDLSLSAVFRDYVDMLVAHDGQVEVVPEHQLNESNASTSDTESFPPKVEVPKSFVREHERLELEAEHLREQLEEHKRYVTKLRQQLDEQDKEDVVQLEDLDGSEDDEEASYRLGNFEESI; translated from the coding sequence ATGAGTAAGAACAAGACGATCTCCTTTCGCGTGAGCGAGGACAAGTTCGAGACGCTCCGCGAGATCGCCGACGAGCGAGATCTCTCGCTGTCGGCGGTGTTCAGGGACTACGTCGACATGCTCGTCGCCCACGACGGGCAGGTGGAGGTGGTACCGGAACACCAGCTCAACGAGTCCAACGCCTCGACCAGCGACACGGAGAGCTTCCCGCCGAAGGTCGAGGTGCCAAAGAGCTTCGTCCGCGAGCACGAGCGCCTCGAACTCGAAGCGGAACACCTCCGCGAACAGCTCGAAGAGCACAAGCGCTACGTGACGAAACTCCGCCAGCAGCTCGACGAGCAGGACAAGGAAGACGTCGTCCAGCTCGAAGACCTCGACGGCAGCGAGGACGACGAGGAAGCCTCCTATCGCCTCGGCAACTTCGAAGAGTCGATCTAG
- a CDS encoding sensor histidine kinase, translating to MLLGYWIYRDHWDKRGAKWFVAMLAIGGAYALCASAQLLVPWLEVKTVLSTVGGFFGLLSYVAFAVFAGKYTETEYHRRPVVKLALVTVPVSYFVFVLVRPIVDLWVTDYWIETEPFRYLAHKPGPGLLFVAVLSYLVGFYNLYRLSIYLLSTSKRATKQLGLLMAGTFSVMLIATASNLGLFPAEHFYHGVYATIPFILFTSLALFRYDFLRVQPVARTAVVEGLDDPVIVLDGDRAVADFNQASTRLWPLLPDAVGEPIADACPDLVDAMWLDDETWDLAVKGDRDELADQITFTVDGTERHFSVNLSTVGGDDESANWVSILLGDVTELERSRWRLEKQNERLDQVASTISHDLRNPINVADGYAELVESLIDEDGLDAGDAETAIEHLHRIRTSHDRMEAIIADILTIAREGKTVDETRQVSLVAAARDAWHNVETEDTTLTIAADRRLQADRSKLLSILENLFRNALDHGPNDVHVTVEATSDGFAVADDGPGIPAEHRDSLFEYGYTTSEEGTGLGLSIVQAMAESHGWTVEHDDGYADGARFVFGNVDAVPLSDSEAASHGDSDPVQHG from the coding sequence GTGCTTCTCGGGTACTGGATCTATCGGGATCACTGGGACAAGCGCGGTGCGAAGTGGTTCGTAGCGATGCTCGCGATCGGCGGCGCGTACGCGCTGTGCGCGTCCGCTCAGTTGCTCGTTCCCTGGCTCGAAGTGAAGACCGTCCTCTCGACGGTGGGTGGCTTCTTCGGGTTGCTCTCCTACGTGGCCTTCGCCGTTTTCGCGGGGAAGTACACGGAGACCGAGTACCACCGGCGTCCGGTCGTCAAGCTCGCCCTGGTGACAGTTCCGGTCAGCTACTTCGTGTTCGTCCTCGTTCGACCAATCGTAGACCTCTGGGTTACCGACTACTGGATCGAGACCGAGCCGTTCCGATACCTGGCGCACAAACCCGGGCCGGGCCTTCTCTTCGTCGCGGTGCTGTCGTATCTCGTCGGCTTCTACAACCTCTACAGGCTGTCCATATATCTCCTGTCGACCTCGAAACGTGCCACGAAACAGCTCGGTCTCCTGATGGCCGGGACGTTCAGCGTCATGCTCATCGCCACCGCGAGCAACCTCGGGCTGTTCCCCGCGGAACACTTCTATCACGGCGTCTACGCGACGATTCCGTTCATCCTGTTCACCTCACTGGCGCTGTTCCGGTACGACTTCCTGCGGGTTCAACCCGTCGCCCGTACCGCTGTCGTCGAAGGTCTCGACGACCCCGTCATCGTCCTCGACGGGGACCGCGCCGTCGCGGATTTCAACCAGGCGAGCACCCGCCTGTGGCCACTTCTGCCCGACGCCGTCGGCGAACCGATCGCGGACGCCTGTCCCGACCTGGTAGACGCGATGTGGCTCGACGACGAGACGTGGGACCTCGCGGTGAAGGGAGACCGAGACGAACTCGCCGACCAGATCACGTTCACAGTCGACGGGACCGAGCGTCACTTCTCGGTCAACCTGTCGACTGTCGGCGGTGACGACGAGAGCGCAAACTGGGTGTCGATTCTTCTCGGAGACGTCACGGAGCTCGAACGATCCCGTTGGCGGCTCGAGAAACAGAACGAACGCCTCGATCAGGTCGCCTCGACGATCTCACACGACCTCCGCAATCCCATCAATGTCGCCGACGGCTACGCCGAGCTCGTCGAGAGTCTGATCGACGAAGACGGGCTCGACGCAGGTGACGCCGAGACCGCGATCGAACACCTCCACCGGATCCGGACCAGCCACGACCGGATGGAGGCGATTATCGCAGATATCCTCACCATCGCCCGCGAGGGCAAGACTGTCGACGAGACTCGGCAGGTCTCGCTGGTGGCCGCAGCCCGCGACGCATGGCACAACGTCGAGACGGAAGACACCACCCTGACCATCGCCGCCGACCGGCGTCTCCAGGCTGACCGCTCGAAGCTCCTTTCGATTTTGGAGAATCTCTTCCGGAACGCCCTCGACCACGGTCCGAACGACGTCCACGTGACTGTGGAAGCGACCTCCGATGGCTTCGCTGTCGCCGACGACGGCCCTGGAATCCCGGCGGAGCACCGTGACAGTCTCTTCGAGTACGGCTACACCACCAGCGAGGAGGGAACCGGTCTCGGTCTTTCGATCGTCCAGGCCATGGCCGAGTCCCACGGCTGGACCGTCGAGCACGACGACGGATACGCCGACGGCGCGCGATTCGTCTTCGGCAACGTCGACGCAGTGCCGCTGTCCGACTCCGAAGCCGCCAGTCACGGCGATTCTGACCCGGTCCAGCACGGGTGA
- a CDS encoding DUF5814 domain-containing protein produces the protein MAITDKIYIKNHQQIASQLETSFPKGAFKGATLDMLFQGENLAKLDDTTQDRVLDFATDFMDCDCQANPHCGHPEEKFVRYLLELRAQGLGPDAIVDVMGDDYMLYAYPGDVLSFLDGAVRTLEAVETLADVDGRSDAASEARRKREELL, from the coding sequence GTGGCCATCACGGACAAGATCTACATCAAGAACCACCAGCAGATCGCCTCCCAGCTAGAGACCTCCTTCCCCAAGGGGGCGTTCAAAGGGGCGACGCTGGACATGCTCTTCCAGGGGGAGAACCTCGCGAAACTCGACGACACCACTCAGGACCGCGTGCTCGATTTCGCCACCGACTTCATGGATTGTGACTGCCAGGCCAACCCCCACTGTGGCCACCCCGAAGAGAAGTTCGTCCGCTATCTCCTCGAACTCCGCGCCCAGGGGCTGGGTCCCGATGCCATCGTCGACGTGATGGGCGACGACTACATGCTCTACGCCTACCCTGGCGACGTGCTCTCCTTTCTCGACGGCGCCGTCCGCACGCTCGAAGCCGTCGAGACGCTCGCCGACGTGGACGGTCGCTCCGACGCCGCGAGCGAGGCTCGTCGCAAGCGCGAAGAACTACTGTAG
- a CDS encoding antitoxin VapB family protein — translation MADKTIRVSEETWRKLRARKRGDESFDAVIERELVDDDPLAGFGAWSDTTIDESVREVKTEMDEDLESEQ, via the coding sequence ATGGCCGACAAGACGATCCGGGTCTCGGAGGAGACGTGGCGAAAGCTCCGGGCGCGAAAGCGGGGCGACGAGAGCTTCGACGCCGTCATCGAGCGCGAGCTGGTGGACGACGACCCGTTGGCCGGGTTCGGTGCGTGGAGCGACACGACCATCGACGAGTCGGTCCGCGAAGTCAAAACGGAGATGGACGAGGACCTGGAGTCCGAGCAGTGA
- a CDS encoding PIN domain-containing protein has product MKILDSSYCADFLRGRDAAREFRLTNRDEGLVLTSVGFYELYHGAVREGRDPVLVDDDLPWVEHLEFDRRHALEGARIRRELEADGRRLQHPDMMIAGAARSLDVPVVTADRGFEHVDGLTVENYRERD; this is encoded by the coding sequence GTGAAAATTCTCGACAGCAGTTACTGCGCAGACTTCCTTCGGGGTCGCGACGCGGCGCGGGAGTTCCGGCTCACCAACAGAGACGAGGGTCTCGTGCTCACGTCTGTGGGGTTCTACGAGCTCTATCACGGTGCAGTCAGAGAGGGACGAGATCCGGTCCTCGTCGACGACGATCTCCCGTGGGTGGAGCATCTGGAGTTCGACCGACGTCACGCGCTGGAAGGGGCGCGTATCCGGCGAGAGCTGGAAGCCGACGGCCGGCGACTCCAGCATCCGGACATGATGATCGCCGGTGCCGCCCGCTCACTGGACGTACCTGTCGTCACCGCAGACAGAGGGTTCGAGCACGTCGACGGCCTCACCGTCGAGAACTATCGCGAGCGAGACTGA